In Flavobacterium sp. N1736, the following are encoded in one genomic region:
- a CDS encoding DUF1440 domain-containing protein gives MKSKAGTIFLSGLIAGTLDILAAIIIYAILLEKTTPIKILQSIASSIFKKEAYSGGSQMAWYGLGLHFIIALIFAWFYFTVYPYLPFLKKSALFSGILYGIFVWIIMNLIVLPIVFPVLPAKHFDFPLLLSILILIFCIGFPIAFIVRKFYSFK, from the coding sequence ATGAAATCAAAAGCGGGTACTATTTTTTTATCAGGATTAATTGCCGGAACGCTCGATATTTTGGCTGCGATTATTATCTATGCGATACTATTAGAAAAAACAACTCCAATAAAAATTCTGCAATCTATTGCCAGCAGTATTTTTAAAAAAGAAGCCTATAGCGGCGGTTCACAAATGGCGTGGTATGGTTTGGGTTTACACTTTATAATTGCCCTTATTTTTGCCTGGTTCTATTTTACTGTTTATCCCTATTTGCCATTTTTAAAAAAGAGCGCTTTATTTTCCGGAATTCTATACGGAATTTTTGTCTGGATAATCATGAATCTTATTGTTTTACCCATTGTATTTCCGGTTTTACCGGCTAAACATTTCGATTTTCCATTACTGCTTTCAATCTTGATTTTAATATTTTGTATCGGATTTCCAATTGCATTTATAGTGAGAAAATTTTATTCTTTTAAATAG
- a CDS encoding DUF1328 domain-containing protein, with the protein MLRWTVIFIILAIVAGIFGFGGIAAGAASIAKVLFFIFIVLFILSLISGRRKV; encoded by the coding sequence ATGTTACGTTGGACAGTCATTTTTATTATTCTAGCTATAGTAGCAGGAATATTTGGTTTTGGCGGAATTGCCGCTGGAGCCGCTAGTATTGCTAAAGTTTTATTCTTCATATTTATCGTATTATTTATACTTTCATTAATAAGCGGAAGAAGAAAAGTTTAG
- a CDS encoding pesticidal protein Cry7Aa, with protein sequence MDLATKHGVILEKTERPFEELGVLNPAIFQEGNSVHMFYRAAKKGNFSTVGYCRFEGPLTLAERNTEPIFVPEYIYEIHGVEDPRISKIDDLYYLTYVTYDGINACGALAVSKDLKKFKKKGIITPRFILHDFTNLIRKHLQNPSIAKILAFNVERNYPLTETIKENLFVWDKNVVLFPKKINGKFVGLHRLFPSIQIFSFENKKELTEDFWKDYLKNLPDYLVMEPKYDHETSHIGPGAPPIETPDGWLLIYHAAEKREKGLVYHACAALLDLNNPQIVLSRLKIPLITPSEYYERHGYVNYVVFPTGTAIFDDLLYIYYGAADDKIAVASTNLNDLLNELKSNPHESNI encoded by the coding sequence ATGGATTTAGCTACAAAACATGGTGTCATATTAGAAAAAACCGAAAGGCCTTTTGAAGAATTAGGCGTTTTAAATCCAGCCATTTTTCAGGAAGGAAATTCAGTACACATGTTTTACAGAGCTGCAAAAAAAGGTAACTTTTCTACTGTAGGTTATTGTCGATTCGAAGGACCATTGACCCTGGCAGAAAGAAATACAGAACCCATATTTGTGCCTGAATATATTTATGAGATTCACGGTGTTGAAGATCCGCGAATTTCAAAAATAGACGATTTGTATTACCTTACTTATGTAACGTACGACGGTATTAATGCTTGTGGAGCGCTGGCGGTTTCAAAAGATTTAAAAAAATTTAAAAAGAAAGGAATTATCACACCAAGATTCATCTTGCATGATTTTACAAACCTCATAAGAAAGCATTTGCAAAATCCAAGTATAGCCAAAATACTTGCTTTTAATGTCGAAAGAAATTATCCTTTGACAGAAACTATTAAAGAGAACCTATTTGTATGGGACAAAAACGTGGTTTTATTTCCAAAAAAAATAAACGGAAAATTTGTTGGATTGCACCGCTTATTTCCGTCCATACAAATATTTAGTTTTGAAAACAAAAAGGAACTAACAGAAGATTTTTGGAAAGATTATTTAAAAAACCTTCCTGATTATCTTGTAATGGAACCAAAATATGACCACGAAACAAGTCATATTGGGCCAGGCGCCCCTCCTATCGAAACTCCTGACGGATGGCTCCTTATTTATCACGCTGCCGAAAAGAGAGAAAAAGGATTAGTATATCACGCCTGTGCCGCATTGCTGGATCTTAACAATCCGCAAATTGTATTGTCAAGACTAAAAATACCTTTAATAACACCATCAGAATATTACGAACGCCATGGCTATGTAAACTATGTTGTTTTCCCCACGGGAACCGCAATTTTTGATGACCTATTATATATATATTATGGCGCTGCCGATGATAAAATTGCAGTTGCCTCTACGAACCTAAATGACTTATTAAACGAACTAAAAAGTAATCCCCATGAAAGCAATATCTAA